A region from the Lycium barbarum isolate Lr01 chromosome 8, ASM1917538v2, whole genome shotgun sequence genome encodes:
- the LOC132608070 gene encoding uncharacterized mitochondrial protein AtMg00820-like, with the protein MHPSSNLATTSDSLPPPTDEPSCFTEASKHKEWRAAMASEMDALLRNDTWSLVPYDPQMNILGCKWVFRIKRNSSGAIERYKALLVAKGFHQLEGHDYFETFSPVVKPTTIRIVIALAASHNWVLR; encoded by the coding sequence ATGCATCCGTCCTCAAATTTGGCTACTACCTCGGATTCATTACCCCCTCCCACAGATGAGCCATCGTGTTTCACTGAAGCTTCCAAACATAAAGAATGGCGGGCTGCTATGGCATCTGAAATGGATGCATTACTGCGAAATGACACATGGTCACTGGTTCCTTATGATCCACAAATGAATATTCTTGGGTGCAAGTGGGTATTTCGCATCAAAAGAAATTCTTCTGGTGCAATAGAGCGCTACAAGGCTCTATTAGTTGCAAAAGGATTTCACCAACTCGAGGGACATGACTATTTTGAAACATTTAGCCCTGTTGTTAAGCCGACTACTATTCGCATTGTTATTGCCTTGGCAGCATCACACAACTGGGTTTTGCGTTAA
- the LOC132606511 gene encoding putative fucosyltransferase-like protein, translating into MATVIPVQRLPRNEGLPTTTSLLGSSSSSHTSVPQKKWSNWLPLCVGLVVIVEIAFLGRLDMAEKANLVNSWADSFYQFTKSSWSTPKVGIRSSGGDEVGLVVLSDEVDRGLVAGSCEEWLEKEDFVEYSRDFDKDPILVHGGEKEWKSCAVGCNFGVDSDKKPDAAFGTPQQAGTAGVLRSMESAQYYPENDIVMARRRGYDIIMTTSLSSDVPVGYFSWAEYDIMAPVQPKTENALAAAFISNCGARNFRLQALEVLERENIKIDSFGSCHHNRDGNVDKVEALKRFKFSFAFENSNEEDYVTEKFFQSLVAGSVPVVIGAPNIQDFAPSPNSLLHIKELKDAKTVANTMKYLAANPSAYNESLRWKFDGPSDSFKALVDMAAVHSSCRLCIFLATRIRDREEQSPKFMKRPCKCTRGSETVYHVYVRERGRFQAESIFLRSSNLSLEAFESAVLSKFKSLKHVPIWKEERPQVLRGGDELKLYRVHPLGMTQRQALYTFRFKGDDDFRNHIESHPCAKFEAIFV; encoded by the exons ATGGCTACAGTTATTCCAGTTCAAAGATTACCAAGAAATGAAGGTTTACCCACAACAACTTCATTACTTGGTTCATCGTCATCATCACATACAAGTGTTCCACAAAAGAAATGGTCCAATTGGTTGCCTTTGTGTGTTGGACTTGTTGTTATAGTTGAAATTGCTTTTTTGGGCAGACTTGATATGGCTGAAAAAGCTAACTTAGTCAATTCTTGGGCTGACTCTTTTTATCAGTTCACAAAGTCTTCTTGGTCAACTCCTAAAGTGGGGATTAGGAGTAGTGGTGGTGATGAGGTTGGTTTGGTTGTGTTGAGTGATGAGGTTGATAGGGGTTTGGTAGCTGGTAGTTGTGAGGAATGGTTGGAAAAGGAGGATTTTGTTGAGTATTCTAGAGATTTTGATAAAGATCCAATTCTTGTTCATGGAGGTGAAAAG GAATGGAAGTCCTGTGCTGTGGGATGCAATTTCGGAGTGGATTCTGATAAGAAGCCTGATGCAGCATTTGGCACACCACAACAGGCTGGCACTGCTGGCGTGCTTCGGTCAATGGAGTCAGCTCAATACTATCCTGAGAACGACATTGTTATGGCACGACG AAGGGGATATGATATTATAATGACAACAAGCCTCTCTTCGGATGTTCCTGTTGGGTACTTCTCTTGGGCCGAGTATGATATAATGGCTCCAGTGCAACCTAAAACCGAGAATGCGTTAGCAGCTGCTTTTATTTCTAATTGCGGTGCTCGCAACTTCCGATTGCAAGCTCTTGAAGTACTTGAAAGAGAAAATATCAAGATTGATTCTTTTGGCAGTTGTCATCATAACCGGGATGGAAATG TGGACAAAGTGGAAGCTCTCAAGCGGTTTAAGTTTAGCTTCGCTTTTGAGAATTCTAATGAGGAGGATTACGTCACTGAAAAATTCTTCCAGTCTCTGGTTGCTG GATCAGTCCCCGTGGTGATTGGTGCTCCAAACATCCAAGACTTTGCTCCTTCTCCTAATTCACTTTTACACATTAAAGAGCTGAAAGATGCTAAAACTGTTGCCAATACTATGAAGTACCTTGCAGCAAATCCTAGTGCGTATAATGAGTCATTAAG GTGGAAGTTTGACGGCCCATCCGATTCTTTCAAAGCCCTGGTTGACATGGCAGCAGTTCACTCTTCCTGTCGTCTGTGTATCTTCTTAGCAACACGTATTAGGGATAGAGAAGAGCAGAGTCCAAAATTTATGAAACGTCCCTGCAAATGTACCAGAGGTTCAGAAactgtatatcatgtatatgtaCGTGAAAGAGGGAGGTTTCAGGCGGAGTCCATTTTCCTAAG GTCATCCAATTTGTCATTGGAAGCTTTTGAATCTGCAGTACTGTCAAAGTTCAAATCTCTAAAGCATGTTCCCATTTGGAAAGAAGAAAGACCTCAAGTACTACGCGGAGGAGATGAACTAAAACTCTACAGAGTACATCCTCTTGGCATGACACAGCGACAGGCATTGTACACCTTCAGATTCAAAGGGGATGATGATTTTAGGAATCACATCGAAAGCCACCCATGCGCAAAGTTCGAAGCCATATTTGTATAG
- the LOC132605216 gene encoding uncharacterized protein LOC132605216: MAYLNMLNNDQQAAGLYTTMQGPRISFSNNSFDTQQHDNGYKEAPVSSDFEFSVPGYNMISADELFCKGKMLPLRENCTKTTLKDELLVDDDDDYHDVFPRMRKGMMRSWKERLGLKKSHILGKKRDRSSGALDRIDETKTPDFNQYHRS, translated from the exons ATGGCATACCTAAACATGTTGAACAACGATCAGCAAGCAGCAGGACTATACACAACAATGCAGGGTCCAAGAATATCCTTTTCTAATAATTCTTTTGATACTCAACAACATGATAATGGCTACAAAGAGGCTCCAGTCTCCTCGGATTTCGAGTTCTCGGTCCCTGGATACAACATGATCTCAGCAGATGAGCTTTTCTGCAAAGGTAAAATGTTGCCCCTCAGGGAAAACTGCACCAAAACAACTCTTAAAGATGAGCTccttgttgatgatgatgatgattatcaCGATGTGTTTCCAAGAATGAGAAAGGGGATGATGAGAAGCTGGAAGGAGCGTTTGGGGTTGAAGAAATCTCACATTTTGGGAAAGAAAAGAGATAGAAGTAGTGGAGCTTTAGATAGAATAGATGAAACAAAGACACCTGATTTCAACCAATATCATAG GAGCTAA